Genomic window (Dyadobacter fanqingshengii):
GGATGCCATTCCGCCCAAACCTAGAAAGGATTTGTCGGTCCGTACGAATTTGAAAACCTCATTCACATTGGATACGTTCCTGAGAATGTTGCCCCGCTCGTCCAGCAGGCCGCCGACCGATGTGCAGAACATCAACGACTCGGCTCCAAAACCTACTGCAAGCAATGTGGCCAGCTCGTCATTGTCCGAAAATTTCAATTCACGGTCACTTACAACGTCGTTCTCATTTACGATGGGAATAATGTTGTTTTCCCACAATTCTTCAAACGTTTCCTTCAATTGCAGAAACTTGGCGCGGTTGGCAAAATGCTGCCTTTCACAAAGACTTTGTGCAATGTAGATCTTGTTAGGCGCAAAATAAGTCGCATATAAACCCACTAAAAGCGGATTTCCAACAGACGCAGCAGCTTTCCGTTGCGTCATCGTGCCTTTATAATCCTGGATATAAGCTTTCCCCGCACCAACGGCACCAGAAGAAACAATGATAATCCTATATTGAGAATGGATTGCCGAGACTTGCCGCGCTATTTCCGAAATAATCCTGACGTCAGGTTCACCGGAGGGAAGGGTTATAGAGGCAGTCCCGAATTTTATTACGAGTATTGGTTTTGACACTTTGAAAAATTGCTTGAACGGGACGCAAGTCATAGCGCAGCCCCAGGTCTGTAATCTGAGCCTAAAAGTAGAAAATTATTCAAAGAATGTCTTCCAGCACATGACCATTAAACCTTCTTTTCAACTTTAATGCTTTTTGCAGTTGGTCCAGATATTCCTCGCGCGCAATTTCTATGGCGCCGTAGCGCAGCACATTATCATTGATAAACTGCGTATCCAGCAAAACAAAACGATTCATCCGCAGGATCTGGATCAGATAATGAAAAGCCACTTTCGAAGCATTACTCTCCGCTGAAAACATCGACTCCCCAAAGAAAACACCATTGATCGAAACGCCATACAACCCTCCTACCAGCTTATTTCCGCGATAAGTCTCCACGCTATGTGCGTAACCGAGCTCATGCAGGGCGGTGTAAGAAGAAATGATCTCCTCCGAAATCCAGGTCCCCTGTTCCGTTGCCCTGGGTGCAGAACAGCCCCGCATAACACCTTCAAAATCGGCATTAACCCTTATCTCAAAGTATTTTTTGTTCAGAACAGGCCGCAGTGATCTCGACGGTTTGTATGTATCAATCGGAATTACTGCCCTTGGATTTGGAGAATACCAATAAATAGTCCCGTCCGCTTCGGCCATTGGGAAAATCCCATTTATATATCCATTTAAAAGGTCATCTGTACTAATTGCTGACATGAAAGCCATATTTTAAGATTTCTGCGCCTCGGTTTTGTCCAAAACGCAAGCGGGTAAGTAATAAAAACTTTTCTTCCAAAACGAACCATAAAAATATATCTTCTGTTTCTTTGGAGTGACAATTTTTTTTTCAAAATTTGCAGTCTCTTAGACGCATTAGCAAGTCAATGAACGACAACGGCATACATACTGTTCTTCATACTACGCCTTTTCGATTCAGGTCCCCCCGGACCGCATAATTATCTTTTACCTACGTGGTAAAACTTTTATACCCACCAATTTTTTCAATTTTCA
Coding sequences:
- the aat gene encoding leucyl/phenylalanyl-tRNA--protein transferase encodes the protein MSAISTDDLLNGYINGIFPMAEADGTIYWYSPNPRAVIPIDTYKPSRSLRPVLNKKYFEIRVNADFEGVMRGCSAPRATEQGTWISEEIISSYTALHELGYAHSVETYRGNKLVGGLYGVSINGVFFGESMFSAESNASKVAFHYLIQILRMNRFVLLDTQFINDNVLRYGAIEIAREEYLDQLQKALKLKRRFNGHVLEDIL
- the proB gene encoding glutamate 5-kinase; protein product: MSKPILVIKFGTASITLPSGEPDVRIISEIARQVSAIHSQYRIIIVSSGAVGAGKAYIQDYKGTMTQRKAAASVGNPLLVGLYATYFAPNKIYIAQSLCERQHFANRAKFLQLKETFEELWENNIIPIVNENDVVSDRELKFSDNDELATLLAVGFGAESLMFCTSVGGLLDERGNILRNVSNVNEVFKFVRTDKSFLGLGGMASKLTFAKLAARMAIKVVIFGMKEQDELLEALKGNAGTVISAGKSTLSARNRWLGSGGLVSGSLQIDEGASKALLRRKSLLAVGVVEVTGDFESGEIIEIYSPSEEMIAVARARETSAAIRANMKTVNFEVAHANDIVLL